CCGGCACCTTCAGGCACCTCCACTCGGAGCTGATTGATGCGGAGGAGGAATAGGAATTGAAAAAACTAGCTTTTTTAGTCACTTTGGCCCTTTTCGTTTCATCATGCATGCCTCCGGGAGCCGGCCAGGGGGGAGGGGGAACACCTTTTTCGGCCATACTTCCGTTCGTTCTGATATTCGGCCTTTTTTACTTTCTCATAATAAGACCCCAGCAGCGCCAGAGCCGCGAGCGAAAGAAGATGCTCGCCGAGATAAAGAGGGGCGACAGCGTCATTACCACAGGGGGCATACACGGCAGGGTGATAAACGTTGACGGGGACGACATCACGGTTGAGATAGCGAAAGGCATCAACGTAAGAATGGTACGCTCCGGGATCTCGGAGAAGACCGATTCTGGGGCCGCTGACGGCAAATCCAAAGGGGGCGGCTGATTAATGAAAGGCGTGTCCCGTCTGTGGATTACCGTTATCGCTCTTTTTGCTTTTCTCTCCGCAATACTTCTCACGCCGACCTTCATGGGCGACAGGCTTCCCTCGTGGTGGGGGAAGGCGTTTTCAAGCAAGGGGATAAGTCTCGGG
Above is a genomic segment from Candidatus Dadabacteria bacterium containing:
- the yajC gene encoding preprotein translocase subunit YajC, coding for MKKLAFLVTLALFVSSCMPPGAGQGGGGTPFSAILPFVLIFGLFYFLIIRPQQRQSRERKKMLAEIKRGDSVITTGGIHGRVINVDGDDITVEIAKGINVRMVRSGISEKTDSGAADGKSKGGG